The window GCCAAGCCATCATCAACCGAGCCTGACTCAGGCGGGGTAACACCAGTTCTTGACGCTGAACAGTTACGAAGTCTAAATCGGGGTTTAGTAATGGCCGTGGACAGCTAACTACAGCAGGAAACTCTTGAAAGTGATGCTCTACTAATTCCAGTGCTGTGCAATAGTCAATGCCGCCTGTAATGACGACGGTCATATTGTGGGGTTGATAGTGTGCTTGGTGAAACTGCTGCATGTCTTGGGAAGAAATGCCCATTAGTGATTCTGGTGTGCCTAGGATTGATCGACGATAGGGATGATGGGGATAAATTGTTTCCATAAGGGTTTGAAACCCAAGCCAGTCTGGATCGTCTTGGGCTTGCCGCAATTCCTCTAACACTACTTGCCTCTCTGGATAGAACTCACGCTCTGGAATTGCCGCCTTTGTCAGCAACTCTGCTAAGTAGGGTAAGGTTGCTGCTATCTGATCCTGGGCAGTCATTACATAAAAGTGGGCATAGTCATGACTAGTAGCCGCATTGCTAGTGCCGCCCCGACTTTCAATTGCATGGTCAAACTCACCGGGTGCAATCCGATCGCTGCCCTTAAACACCATGTGCTCTAAAAAATGGGCAATACCCATCCATTGATCTGGTTCTAGGACAGCACCAGCCCTCACCCAAACATCAACGACAGCAACTGGTGTAGCAGAGATTTCTTGATGAACGATCGTTAGCCCATTGGCAAGGCGGGTGGTTGTCAGCTTAGGTGGAGAAGACAAGAGTAGCAATGGTAATAGCCTTGGAAAGAAAAGGATTTCACCAGAGTAGCGTATCCTGGGAAAAATTGTGTTGTGAAATACACTCCTTTAGAACAAACTCAGAGCAAAGTTAAGTTACGTAGTGGTGATCAAGAACTAATGATTAAGAGGGGTCGAGGGGACATTACCCCCTCGTAGGGGACGAACCCCACACCCCCTTCCCAGAAAATCATTAGCTGTTTAGAACGATCAGTTACGCCAAGCTGAAACCTATTCCAACACGATTGGGTTGTTATCATTCCCTGACTATGCCGCCATTACTGTCCATGCTACGTAGTCGTC is drawn from Cyanobacteriota bacterium and contains these coding sequences:
- a CDS encoding insulinase family protein: MSSPPKLTTTRLANGLTIVHQEISATPVAVVDVWVRAGAVLEPDQWMGIAHFLEHMVFKGSDRIAPGEFDHAIESRGGTSNAATSHDYAHFYVMTAQDQIAATLPYLAELLTKAAIPEREFYPERQVVLEELRQAQDDPDWLGFQTLMETIYPHHPYRRSILGTPESLMGISSQDMQQFHQAHYQPHNMTVVITGGIDYCTALELVEHHFQEFPAVVSCPRPLLNPDLDFVTVQRQELVLPRLSQARLMMAWRCPGIDPNDPLLQQFRLGYGLDLLSALLTDGRCARLTQELREDRGLVDGISSNFSLQRYSSLFTITAWLPPKNLDRVEAIICDRLSTLQSCPPTMAELTRCQRLLCNDYAFSTESPAQLAGLYGFYSTIATADIALTYPDQVRSFTPEEIQHLAQVYLSPYHYASVILRPDDVES